From a single Oreochromis niloticus isolate F11D_XX linkage group LG3, O_niloticus_UMD_NMBU, whole genome shotgun sequence genomic region:
- the LOC112846155 gene encoding uncharacterized protein LOC112846155, whose protein sequence is MWLVCGATNNNPAVIAHNYINCVKSLGAIPMRLRTDFGAENGTMAAIQCTLRHAHTDYYAGSSSHSYGSSTGNQRIESWWSYFRRGRSQFWMDFFGDLRDSGNFNGSHELQCLLRFCFTGVLQKDLDECKDLWNKHRIRPSRLASCPGGIPNKLYLLPHRYGSRDCGFAVEERELDAFPEEGLLVGLCGDPNIGEYLQQAVQQNTLQQPQDWESATELYLALKDIAGF, encoded by the exons ATGTGGCTTGTGTGTGgagcaacaaacaacaaccCGGCTGTTATAGCTCACAATTATATAAACTGTGTAAAGAGTCTTGGTGCGATACCAATGAGATTACGAACAGACTTCGGGGCTGAGAATGGGACTATGGCAGCAATACAGTGTACCCTCCGTCACGCGCACACGGACTATTATGCTGGATCGTCAAGCCACAGTTACGGATCATCTACTGGGAATCAGCGCATCGAGTCATGGTGGTCTTATTTCAGAAGAGGAAG GTCTCAGTTTTGGATGGACTTTTTTGGAGACCTAAGAGACTCTGGAAACTTCAATGGAAGCCACGAACTCCAATGCTTGCTGAGATTCTGCTTCACAGGGGTTCTACAGAAAGACCTGGATGAATGCAAAGACCTCTGGAACAAACACAGGATCCGGCCAAGCAGACTTGCATCGTGTCCAGGGGGGATTCCAAACAAACTCTATCTCTTGCCTCACAG ATATGGTTCAAGAGACTGTGGATTTGCTGTTGAGGAGAGGGAACTGGATGCGTTTCCCGAGGAGGGGCTACTGGTTGGATTGTGTGGTGATCCAAACATTGGGGAATATTTACAACAGGCTgtacaacaaaacacactgcaGCAGCCACAAGACTGGGAATCGGCCACAGAACTGTATTTGGCCCTGAAGGACATAGCTGGGTTTTAG
- the LOC109201226 gene encoding butyrophilin-like protein 2 — protein sequence MKILLLLLLIHEVEVGSGVEFANLPCKATVHLSKINKIVWKDRDGRNVHVYQKDSKQPEKPHRRYRNRTEMIEDLLKTGDLSLTLTYPTETDTDTYTYTVYDRKEKVLMEKKVELKVRDCQVEVKEGAESVLLPFQTTANLPRDTEVVWKRHEPEYMKVHVYENGCDHPDKQDNHYKGRTKMKKDLLTTGDLSLTLQHPTEGDSGRYGCEVNNKDAWRYKRVWLTVTGNNQAKKQTQHQDQLQ from the exons ATGAAGATTCTGCTGCTCCTCTTACTCA TTCATGAGGTGGAGGTGGGTTCAGGTGTGGAGTTTGCCAATCTGCCCTGCAAAGCCACAGTTCACCTGTCTAAGATAAATAAGATTGTGTGGAAGGACAGAGATGGCAGGAACGTCCATGTGTATCAGAAAGACTCTAAGCAGCCTGAAAAACCGCACAGACGTTACAGGAACCGAACAGAAATGATTGAAGACCTGCTGAagactggagacctcagtctgaccctgacaTACCCCACAGAAACTGACACAGACACCTACACCTACACCGTCTACGACAGGAAGGAAAAAGTCCTTATGGAGAAAaaagtggagctgaaagtcagag ACTGTCAGGTAGAAGTGaaggagggggcggagtctgtcctgctgccctttCAAACCACAGCAAACCTGCCTAGAGACACTGAAGTGGTGTGGAAACGTCATGAACCCGAATACAtgaaggtccacgtgtatgagaatGGCTGTGACCATCCTGACAAACAGGACAACCATTACAAAGGTCGCACTAAGATGAAGAAAGACCTGCTGACCAccggagacctcagtctgaccctgcaACACCCCACGGAGGGTGACAGTGGGAGATACGGCTGTGAGGTCAACAACAAGGACGCCTGGAGATACAAGAGGGTGTGGCTCACAGTCACAG gGAATAATCAGgccaagaaacaaacacaacatcagGATCAGCTCCAatga